GTCAGCAGTAAGTTTGCCGCCGATTGGCGCACGTTTGTGCTGGAGAATCCTTACCAAGGGCTGAATGACTGGATGCAGCACATTGGGGCCGACAACAAGCAAGGCAGCATTTCCAAGGAGGAAAGTCTTCAACTGTTAAAGCTGGTATCACTGAAAGCGTTTGAGGGCCGCTTCAAAATTGTGATTATCTGGCTGCCCGAGCTCATGCACCCTGCGGCCTCCAACGCCGTGCTGAAGCTACTTGAAGAGCCGCCGGCGGCCACCATTTTTCTCCTGGTTAGCCACGCGCCCGAGCAATTACTGCCCACCATCATTAGCCGCGTGCAGCCCGTGGTAGTTCGGCCTTACACGGAAGATGAGCTGACGACTTATTTGCACGATGAGCACCACATACCGGAGGCCAAAGCCCGCCAGCTTGCCCAGGTAGCCAATGGTAACCTTGGGGCTGCACTAGCGGCCCGTACCGCCCCCGACAACGACTACTTCACCTTCTTCACTGAGTGGATGCGTCTGTGTTTCCAGGACAACTTTGCCAAAGTGTTGGAAAAAAGCGACGAGTTCCAGAAAATGGGGCGTGAAAATCAAAAGGAGTTTTTACATTACGCCCTCGGATTGTTACGCAAAGTGCTGCTGCACGGCCTCGACGCACAATTAATTCCGCATCTGCCTGCCGCCGAGCAACAGTTCGTGACCCGCTTCAGCCGCTTCGTGCATCTTGGAAATGCTGAGTCTATTACCACTGAGTTGAACGATGCACACTACCATGTGGAGCGCAATGCGAATCCGCGTATGGTCTTCGTGGATACCTCGTTGCGCATAGCTGAATTGCTGAAAATGCCTGCCTAAATGCCGTAAAGGCACTAAATACAGTTTGCTAAATTACTATAGCTACTGCTAAATGAGCTATAGCCATGCCATTGCTAAAGGCATTTGTAGCTTTGTATCACCATAGGGAAGGGCTTGATACAAGCAATCTCAGATGGGTTAGGCTGGGGTTGCCGAAGTATGACGGCGTTAAAATTGCCCCCCGACGTGCTTTAACCAGTTGTCATTAAGTAAAACTGTTAGTTGGAAACTACGCTCTTCAATCGTCCCATTCGCATAGGTACCCGTGGTAGCCGATTGGCCCTGTGGCAAGCGAATCATGTAGCGGCCTGCTTGGAGCGGGAATTATTTCAAACCGAAATAGTCATTATCACTACGAAAGGTGACGTAGTGCTCGACCGCTCTTTGGATAAGATCGGAGCAAAAGGCGTGTTCACGGAGGAGCTAGAAGAGAGCCTACGGAATGGCTTTATTGATATTGCTGTCCATAGCGCCAAGGACGTACAAAGCACTATTCCCGATGATCTGGAACTGCTGGCTTTTATGGAGCGGGAGAAGGTCAACGACGTAATTGTCAGCTTCGATCCTAGCTTCTCCCTACAGCAGCCGAACATTGTGCTGGGTACCAGCAGTACGCGACGGCGCTCCATGCTCAAGCGCTACTACCCAGATATCATTACAGCGGAAGCTCGCGGCAACCTCCAAACCCGATTGCGCAAGTTGGAAGAAGGGCAATACGATGCACTGGTACTAGCATTTGCTGGCGTGCACCGCATGGAGTACGACCACCTGATTACGCATGTGCTGCCCGAAACGCAGTTTGTGCCGGCGGCTGGGCAGGGAAGTGTCGCTATTGAGTGCGCCAAAAACCTAGAGTTAGGGCGTAAGATAGCGCTCCAAGGTATTCTGGACCATACGGATACTCATGCCTGCCTGCGTGCCGAACGGGCGTTTCTGCGCACTATGGAGGGCGGCTGCAGTATTCCATCCTTTGCCTTGGCTACCTACACCGATGAAGGCTTGCTGCAACTCCACGGCGGTCTCATCAGCCTTGATGGGCAGCAGTACGTAGAGGAAATAAGCGCCATTACCGACGTTGATCAAGCAGATGCAATAGGCGTTAGTTTAGCCGAAACCGTGCTTCGCCGTGGCGGCAAGCAGATATTGGCTGAAATTCGCAGCCATCGCGAGTCGGAATCGAGCACGTTTTAAGCTACATAAGCTTGAGGCACGTATTCGACAGCTATTGAATCCACTTCATTTCAACCAACTACAATTAGCGTTTTAGCTCTATGAACCATGTTTCGCGCGTCTGGGCGCTGACTTTAGCTTTTGTCTTGACTTTCACATTTGCGGTTCAGGCTAAAAAAGCCCCCGCAAAAGCAAAAAGGATGAAGTAATTACTATCAGTACCAATCTCGGTGAGATGAAGCTAATTCTCTTTGAAATGACGCCTCAGCATAAGGCTAACTTTTTGAAGCTGGCACAGAGTGGTTTCTATGATGGCACCACTTTTCATCGCGTCATTCAGAATTTTATGATTCAGGGCGGTGACCCAAATACCAAGGATACCGACACAAACAATGATGGCGCTGGTCAGCCCGATGCCGCAACCATTCCGGCCGAAATTCGGCCTGAGCTGCTCCATAAGTTTGGGGCTGTGGCTGCCGCCCGTCAGGGCGACTACGTTAATCCTACCCGTGCCAGTAGCGCGTCGCAGTTTTACATTGTGCAGAATCATCAGGGCACGAAGCACTTGGATGGGGCCTATACGGTATTCGGGCAGGTAATCAGTGGGCTCGACGTTATCGATAAAATTGCCACGCAGCCCACTGGCCCCCGCGACCGGCCGACCACCGATGTGAAGATGACTGTCAAGGTGGATAAACTGAAAAAAAAGAAAATCACCGAGTTGTATGGGTATCAATACTAAGGTTGCGGGTGATCTGCTAGTTAAGAAGCTGGCAGATCACCCGTAGTTCTTTGTAACAATCTCATCTATCTAAGAAACAATTTGTGTATGCGTATTCTGCTCACCGGTTCTAATGGATTGTTAGGTCAGAAGTTGGTCGAACTGCTTCGCCAGCAACAAGGCGTAGAAATCATTGCTACTTCTCGCGGGACCAACAAGCTGGCCGCTCTCTATCCTGATCTGCGCTTCGTGCCGCTGGATGTAACTGACCGCACCCAAGTTCAGCAAGTGTTAGGTAACGAAAAACCTACACATCTTATTCACACAGCCGCTATGACCAATGTGGATGAGTGCGAACTGAATAGGGAAGCATGCTGGCTGCAGAATGTGACGGCCGTAGAGCACCTTGTGGAAGCTTGTGAGCACCACAATATTCACCTCACCCATGTGAGCACTGACTTTATCTTCAGCGGCGAAAAAGGCCCCCTAACGGAAGAAGAGGTACCAGCTCCCATCAATTTCTATGGGGAAAGTAAGTGGGCAGCTGAGCAGATTGTACAAGCTAGTAAGGGCGCGTGGGCTATTGTGCGCACAGTGCTCGTATATGGTATTGTGCACGATTATGGCCGCACCAATATTGTGCTTTGGGTGCGTGATTCTCTACGTGCCGGCAAGCAGATCAACGTTGTAGACGATCAATTCCGCACGCCTACTTTGGCTGAAGACTTGGCTCAGGGCTGTTGGCTGGTGGCGCGCCATAATGCAACTGGCATCTACAATATCAGTAGCAGCGAGTTGCTGACGCCCTACCAGATGGCCTTGCAGGTAGCCGACTATTTTGGGCTCGACAAGTCGCTGATTGTAAAAGCCGACGGTAGTACGTTTACCCAGCCTGCCAAGCGCCCTCCCCGCACTGGTTTCATCATTAGTAAAGCCCAACGCGACCTAGGCTACAAGCCACATACTTTTCAGGAGGGGATAGCCTTGCTAGCACGCCAAACGGAAGAGGCATAAACGCAAAAAACCCGCGGGCAGAACCTGCGGGTTTTTTAACACACCTATTGCAACAACCTTTATTGTTTCGGCAGCGCCGCGAGCAAAGGCCGCGTGCCGAAACCATTTATTTTTATTTTACCAATTACCATCTGTTGCTGAGGCTACCATGCCTACAAGCAAATTACCAACTATGACTGCCCGGCCACTGCGCAAAGCAGATTGCGCCACAGCATAGGGGATCAAGTCTCCATCAATGGTTTCGAAATCTGACATCTGCGGGGCCGATTGCCGCGCCATTTCTATCAATAAGTAACGCAAAGCGTACCCCTGACGACGTTTGACAAGTAAAGAGGGCATAATGACTTAGGACAGGCAAGCGGAGTGAAAACCAGCAATGCTTCCGGGCACTGCCTGATCTTCGTTACAATAGTACGACCTCAATAGGCCTCGTGGAAAGGAACGTAAACCCGCTTTTGTGACTTGAACTATTTGAATATTTTTTGCTTATTCTTCTTTATCATACTCGTGTGATTTGCCTAGTAGCATTGGTTCTTGCCCTTTTATGAGGTTTTAATGAATTCAAGCCTCTTAAAACAAATAGTGATGCTATCAAACCTCGTTTAACTATATATCTGCTCAAAAGGAAGAAATAGTTGTTATTTGTGACATAGAGAAAATAACATATTAGGCAGAAATTTTATTGATAGTGACTTGACGGAGCGCTAACGTGGTTCCGGCAAGCGCTAAAGCTGGAAAAATAATCAACCACCAAGCAGTCGGATCAAGACGGGCCGCGGCTAATGTTCGTCCCCAACTAGGCATTTCGGGTGGAAGACCCACCCCGATAAAGGAAAGTGTGGTTTCTAAACCAATAAGGGCACTAATGCTAAGTGGAAACGCCGTGCGCACAGTTCGCCAAGCATTTGGTAAAGCATGTCGCCACAAAATTTGCCCCCCAGACAAGCCTATAGCTCTAGCTGACTCTATGTAAGGCAAAGCACGCACCCTCAGAAGCTCAGCCCGAACTAGGTGAGCTGGCTCAGGCCAATAAGTGAGAGTTAACAGGAAAAATAGGCCTATTAAAGAAGAATCTAGCACGGCAGCTAACGCCAGAATAAGCACCAACCGAGGTACTGATGCTAATAATGACGCGGCCCCTAGCACAAGTCGGTCGGTCGGGAAGGGCCAAGTGCGCTGCAACGCAGGTACACGCTTTAGAAATTTACTTGTAACGACAGCAGCAGGTATGCCTAAAAGAAGTGGCCACCACGTCAAACTAGAATCAGAAATGAATACCCCCAGAAAGAACAAAGCCCCCATTAGCCAGTAGGCAATGGGTATACGAAGCCCAGAATTACCCCAGAAACCGGCAGCACTGCCCAAAAAAGTACCCAATACAGTCGCAAAAAATGCTGCTGGCAAGCTCACCAAGAAAGCAGTGCGCGCTCCATACACCAATGCCGTTAACACGTCGCGACCAGCCCCATCGGTCCCAAGCCAGTGATGGGAAGTTGCAGAGTCGTTGGGGGCAAAAATGGTGATTGCGCTACATGATTTAGGTCGATAGAATCGGGAGGAAAGGGCAAGGGAAGCCAAGGTGCCAGCAGGGCAACACTCCCTATTACCATCAACCAGCCGATTGCAATTACGTGCCGCGCATTGTCCTTTTTCTGCAGTCTCATGCCTGCAAGCGAATTCGTGGATCCGTCAGAAAATACAGTGTATCAGCTACTATGAGGCCTAGCAAGCGCATTATTGCCACCAATAAAACGCCCCCCACGAGAACCGGAAAGTCATGGCCGGCCGCCGCATCAGCCATCAGTCGGCCCATACCAGGCAATGCAAAAATCACCTCCACTACCACGGCCCCAGCTACAAGTGCGGGCAGCAAATCGGTGAGTAGGGCAATGACTGGCAGTAGCGCATTGCGTAGGGCATGTCGCGTAGCTACCTGATAAGTCGAGAGTCCTTTGGCGCGAGCAGTAATTGCATAATTAGCTCCCAACTCATGCCGCAGCGCATCATGTAGTTGAACAACCAAGGAGGGTAGCTTCACTAAAACTAAACTGGCTAACGGGAGCGCGCTGTAATACAAATAAGAGCTAATCTGCTCGCTCCAAGGGGCATTTTCAAGGGTTTGTTGGCCCATGCCATACGCAGGAAAAAGCGGGAGAATATCAGGATTGGCAAGCAGAAGTAATAACCCCAAAGCCACTACAAATAGTGGCAGCGCATCAATTCCGTACAGAATAGTGAGTAAAAATGCTGGCCCACCGCACACAAGCCACAAGCCCAGAGCTATGGAGAGCAGGGTAGCTAGTAGCGCAGCACTGATGGTAAGCGGCAAAGTAAACCGCAGCGCCTCACCCAACACGGCTGTAACTGGTTGGCCACTGCGATATGATTGGCCCAAATCGCCGTGCACTGCGCTCCTAAGCCACCGGTGGTATTGATTGTCACTGCCATTCCATTGCCACACTGTGCCCGTAGATGACCGACTTCGGGAAAAATAGAAGACAGGCCCAGCAAGCCCTAGGCGTTGCTGTACCCGCAGAAGCGCATTTTCACGTTCGGCGGTAGTAATGCTTCGGCTTCCTGTATTTTCATTGAGGAGAGCTTGGTTTAATAATTCATCGGTGGGCAGCGTCCGACTAAGCAGAAAAACCAGCGAAACAATAGCCCACGTGGCTGGAATAGTGCGTAGAAGTCGGTACAGCAGAAAACGCCCCATGCTGATTTAACTTTCTGGCAGAGGTTCGATCGTCGTAACGTCGTAGCCCGGGCGTAGCCCCGATACGCGCAAATTGGTAAGCTCTCGATCTGCAGCGAGACGGTAGCGATAAAAAAATAGAACAACAACAGGACTTTCTGTTCGCATAATAACCTGAAACTTGCGCAGCAACTGTGCCTTCTGGGCTGGGTTTTCCTCGCGTACAATAGCTTTAATAAGCTTGTCACTTGTTGGTGTTCCAAAACGAGTAAAGTTGCTGATGTCTATACTCGAAGAGTGTAAAAGTGGGCTAAAATCGTAGGCAAAGGGATTTCCTGACAGTGTACGCAGGTAAATATCAAAGTTGCCGGTCCGCAGCTTGCCCAATAGCAGCGTTGATTCTGTAGGCCTCAACTGGATGGGTATGCCAAGCTGCGCCGCGGCGTTGCGGAGTTGTAAAGCGATGGTTTCGAAGGTGGAATCACCGGCCCGATAAGCAATGCTCAACTCCAAGGCTTGGCTTTGACCACCTGCTAAGGGCTTAGCCCAACTGCCTGTACTTTGCCGCATCCAGCCTGCTTGCTTCAATAGCATTTCTGCCCGTTGGGGGGCATATTTGAGTAGAGGCAGGCTATCATTATACAATGCCTTTTCCTGCGGATTGATGAGGCCAACACTCGGATATGCCATTCCATTTTGGGTGGCTTTGATGAGTGCCGGTATATCAAATAAGTAGCTTAAAGCCTGGCGCGTGAGCCGATCATTCAGTGGCACACGGCTGGTATTAAAGCCCGCCAGAACCATCTCATAGGAATCGGCTGTATAAAATTGCAATGTTTTCTTTCCGCCTTCCGATGTACGCAGACGGTCGAATTCGTTTGCGGGCACCATCGGGAAAAGGTCTATGTCTCCCCGTCTTAACGCCAGCAACGCCGTGGCATTATCCGGAATAATCTGAAATTCAATCTGTTTTGGCTTAGCTACTAAGGGATGCTGCTGTACCGGCAGTCGGTCGGCCCACCAGTTTGTCTTACGGCGGAAAGTTAGGGCTTGCCCGCTACGCCAAGATGCTAGCTCATAAGGCCCTGACCCAGGAAGATTCATTGGGCTCTTATCCAAATTAGCCGCATTATAACGCTTCACAAAAGCTGCTAACCCGGGATATTTACTCAAAGAAATAGGATTGGGCTGGGTTAGTACCGTTAAGGGAATAGTGCGTAGCTGGCGTTTCGGATCTAGGGCGTACTCAGGAAGAATAGGATAATCGCCGGAAACATCTGCGAACTCTGGGGCGCGCCCCCGACACACAAGCGTAAACTGACGTGTATCGGTTGAGTCTAAGCGCACATCCTGAATAAAGCTGAAGGTGGTTCGGGCTACTTCATTGGGCAAACCCGGCAAGTTCATTATCTTCAAGGTAAAGGCCACATCCTGAGCTACTATGGGTTGCCCATTGTCCCAGGTAGCCGCGCTTCTGAGCCGATAGGTAAGTAGCGTTAGCGAATCTTGGTACTGAACTGTAGGTAGACTTTCGGCCAACCACGGTACCCATACCTTCTTTTGATTGTCTACGGTCAGCAGATTCTGGTATAATAACCCTATGGCCTGATTGGCAAGATCGTTAGGGATTGTGAGTGGATTTAAAGACTCAGGATCGCGCACCCACCGCACCCGAACAGCATCAGGAGACGACGCTTGTGGATTGCAAGCGGGCAGCAAAATAATAAGAAGATAGAGCCCCAGCCCCCTGAGTAGTCGCCGCATAAGCTAACAACCGCGTAGAAACGGCGCCGGGCAAGTTAGCTAAGATTCCCCAACTGGTGGAGATGTATCTTAGCTAACTTGCCCGAAGCGTATATAAAATGGTAGATAAAGTAGCTGTCTACCGAGCGTTTCTAGTATGAATAGAATCTAGCGAGCATTACCATCGCTCCAGCCGCTGCTGCCGCCTTGAGCTGTTAAGTTACCATCACTCCAGCCGCTGCTACCGCCTTGAGCTGAAGCTGTTTTATTGCCATCGCTCCAGCCGCTGCTGCCACCGTCAGCATTAGCAGGAGAAGAAAATACAGTAGCGAATTGAAGAAGGGCGAGAGCAAGTAATTCTAGCATGGTGTCAGTTAGTTGTGTGTAGTTCAGTCGATGAACTACACAAATGTGGGGTACCAGGAAAGAATATGAAAGGAAGATTAATGCGTAAATATGACTAGGATATTGTAAATATTAATTTGGGTATAATTGATAATAAAAAACAAATCTATTCTTAATTATATTATTTTTCCTATAGCTTTGGCATTATAGGAAGGCAAGTTTGAATCCTTTTGGTATAAAAATAAGATATAGTGTAATTATGAAATTAGCTAGCTTTAAATCTGCGTATAAGTCGTAGGTTGCTTACTTTGAAAGTGTAAATCATGGATATTTGCCTCATTACATATCAAATGCATCCAATTTCCTAAAATTGTACTCTATCTATGGAAGACATCAGTAATCTGGCTAAAATAATTATAGATAGACGGGTTGGGATGCCTCCTCTGATTGACTTTAGCGCGAAATCGTCTTCCAACAAAGAGATTGATCTCGTACAGATGCTGAGTAGTGAACAGCAGGCCACCCAACTCCAGGTCGTAAAAGCACTTTATTCCAAAGTTAATTCCACGAATCAGGCCGCTTTTCGAAAGCTGAAGTCGAGAGTACAAAAGAAGTTACTCAACCACTTATACTTCCTTGATCATACCGATCCTCGTCATTTAATCTCACGGCGATATGAGCTGCAATGCTTAGAACTGTTTCATCAAGCAAACATTCTGTTTAGGGAAAGTGAGTTTGAGCTTGCCGAACGGTTAGCTCGTAAGTGTTTGCGGCTGGCCTTAGAAGGCGAGTTTACGCAGTATACAGTGATGAGTTTAGGCTTTCTACGGGATTTATACGCCCAATTAAGAAGGCCCACGCAATACCGATCCATCTCCGCTCAACTGGTTCACTATCAGAATATAGCAGTGGTTGAGGATCAAGCTAAAAATGTGTATTTGGGTGTGCGCATGGAGCAAGCCCAAACGGTGCGTTCTCGACGCGTACTATTAAATGAACTCTCCGAACACATTGCCAAAATAGAGGCGCTACATCGAAAAATAAATACTTACAATACCTTCGAGTATGTGTATCGCTTACAATTGATGCGCGAAGAATTATCAGGGAATTTTGAGGAAATCATTAAAATAACCAGCACTACCGAGGCTTTATTTGAGGAGGGAAAGGTCAATAAAAAGCGGTTTGATACCCGATTTAATAAGTTCATCAGTGTGTGGGCGCATTTGCGGGGCCGCCAGGTAGAGCATGGATTACGGCTTGCGGAAGAATATATCAAGGATTTTCATCCTTCCTCGGCCAACTGGTTTTATTTTCTCGAGCACTACATGCTGCTGGCCTTGCACGCCAAGGAGTATAGCAAGGCATACGAAATACTGCGTTTGGCGCGCAAAAACCCCTATTATGGGAAGCAGCGTGCGGCGGCTATACAGCGTTGGGACCTGTTTGAGGTGTATCTGCACTTCATTCAGCCTGAGGGATCTTCTCTGCGGCTACAGTTCAGCCAGTTTATCCAAACCGTACCTGATTATAGTCGGGACAAGCAGGGATACAATGTGGCCATCTTGGTGCTACAGTTTCTGTATTATCTGCGGCAGCGCAATCTGGATGCGTTGCTTACCCGTCTGGAAGGCCTGCGAAAGTATGAGCAGAACCACTTGCGCGACCCAGCTACCTTGCGCAGCCAGCTGTTTTTTCGGCTACTGCTGCTAACGGTGCGGGAGGATTTTGCCCCACTGGCCTGCGAAAAGAAAGGTCAGAGCCTGCTCAACCGTTTGCGCGAAGCTCCGCAGCCCGGCGATGCGTATGCCGAAAGCGAGATCATTCCCTACGAAGATCTATGGGACTTAACGCTCAATATTCTGCGGGTTAATGCGGAGGCCCAAGCCGCCGAAGAAGCAGGGCATGAACGCTAATTTTGGCAGGCACATGTCACAAAAAAAGCCCCCCGGAAACCTTCCGGGGGGCTTTTTTTGTGACATGTGCCTGCTGTGCTATTTGCCAGTTACTTTAAATTCCGTGCGCCGGTTGAGCTGGCGACCGGCTTTCGTGGCATTTGGTGCTACGGGCTGGGCATCGCCGTAGCCAGCAAAGGTGAGGCGCCCTTTATCGACGCCTTTGCTCACTAAGTAATCAACTACGGCTTTAGCCCGGCGCTGCGACAAATCTTTATTGTAAGTGGCTTGGCCCACATTGTCGGTATGGCCACTGATTTCCAGACGCAATGCTGGAGCTTCGGCCAATAGCTTTTGCAGTCTCTCTAGCTCACTGGTGCTTTCACGCCGCAACGTGGCCTTATCAAAGTCGAAAAAGATATTATTGAGCACAACTTTTACCCCAACATCAAGCTTTTTGAGACCGATATCTTTTATTACCTCCGAATAGGCTGCTCCGGCTGGCAGATCAAAGTTTTCCGAGTGGAACAGGTAGCCTTCCTGACGTACTACAATACCGTAATTAACGCCTGAAGGAAGCGAAACTAGATAACGGCCCGACTGCGCATTCGCCAAAAACGAGGCAATAACTTCGTTGCGCTGGTTATCAATTACTTCGATTGTAGCTTCTAGCGGTTGCTTTGTTACGTCATCGGTCACTACGCCTTTCAAAATCGTTACCTGAGCCGTAGCAATGGGGACGGACGGAGCTAACAGCGCTTCCTTCACAGGCTGGGCCCGACTGGCGAGGAGTTGATCCTCTTGGGAAAGCATGGGGGGCTTTTCCGGACCTAAAAAAGTAATCTGGTAAATGTCTTTGCCGCCTAAGCCTTCCTCGCGAAAACTAGAATAGTAGCCGTGGCGACCTGAGGCAGAAATCACAAAAAAGACATCATCATCGGGCGTATTAATGGGCCAGCCGAGGTTTTCAGGCGCGCTCCATTTACCGTTCTCAAACACTGCTTTAAAGATGTCGTAGCCGCCCATCGAGTTGTGACCCTCCGAGCTGAAATACATGGTTTTACCATCGGGATGCAGGAATACCCCCTCCTCGCCGTAGGGCGTATTTATAACGGGACCTAAGTTCAGAGCCGGACCACGGCCTTCCAATTCCACTTTATAGATGTCGCGGCTGCCCAGTCCGCCTTCTTTGTCGCTCACAAAATAGAGGCTGCGTCCATCGGGGGTATAAGCCGCCGACGATTCGTGGCCTTTACTGTTAATGCGGGCGCCTAGACGCTGTGGCTTGCGCCATTCGGCGCCACGCAAATTCGCTTCGTGCAAGTCGCCGCCGTTGTCCTCCACATACACTAGCATGCGCTGTCCATCGGGAGAAAGCCCAACAGTGGCATCGTGGCCATCGGTATTGACCGGAACTTTCATATTGCGGGCCGCGGCCCACTTCTGGCCGGTGCGTGAACTTTGATAAATATCTTCAAAAAAACCGCCGGTTTCGGGGTCGGTTTGCTCTCCTGTTGAGTTGTCGCGCCGCGAAGTAAACATCAGCACCGATTCATCAGCCGAGATTACAGGACTGTAGTCGGCATAGGGTGAGTTGATAGTGGGGCCAGCATTATCAATAAAAGCGCGTACGGGCTTTTTGCTCATTTTCTGGCCGTTCTCGCACTCGGTAATCTTCTTACGAATGTCAGCCAGGATCGGGGCAGAATTTTTGCCCCCCGTGGCCGGCTGAGCCGCTTTGTATTCAGCAATGGCCTCCTGCCATTTTCCATTCAAATGAAGGCCACGACCCAACAAGTAATGAATGCGCGAATCAGCATCAGGGCTCAACTTATACGACTTTTGCAGAAAGCTAAGTGCCCGTGGCTTGAAGCCTGAATGCAGGTAGCAATCACCAATTTTAAGATTCAGCTCCGCAT
The window above is part of the Hymenobacter radiodurans genome. Proteins encoded here:
- a CDS encoding DNA polymerase III subunit, which codes for MRFAEIPDQTKVKQLLVQSVQRQHVAHAQLFRGAEGSAALGLALAYATFLNCEGRTPTDEDSCGRCSACQKLDKLVHPDLNFIVPVTSTKQVPKDAVSSKFAADWRTFVLENPYQGLNDWMQHIGADNKQGSISKEESLQLLKLVSLKAFEGRFKIVIIWLPELMHPAASNAVLKLLEEPPAATIFLLVSHAPEQLLPTIISRVQPVVVRPYTEDELTTYLHDEHHIPEAKARQLAQVANGNLGAALAARTAPDNDYFTFFTEWMRLCFQDNFAKVLEKSDEFQKMGRENQKEFLHYALGLLRKVLLHGLDAQLIPHLPAAEQQFVTRFSRFVHLGNAESITTELNDAHYHVERNANPRMVFVDTSLRIAELLKMPA
- the hemC gene encoding hydroxymethylbilane synthase codes for the protein METTLFNRPIRIGTRGSRLALWQANHVAACLERELFQTEIVIITTKGDVVLDRSLDKIGAKGVFTEELEESLRNGFIDIAVHSAKDVQSTIPDDLELLAFMEREKVNDVIVSFDPSFSLQQPNIVLGTSSTRRRSMLKRYYPDIITAEARGNLQTRLRKLEEGQYDALVLAFAGVHRMEYDHLITHVLPETQFVPAAGQGSVAIECAKNLELGRKIALQGILDHTDTHACLRAERAFLRTMEGGCSIPSFALATYTDEGLLQLHGGLISLDGQQYVEEISAITDVDQADAIGVSLAETVLRRGGKQILAEIRSHRESESSTF
- a CDS encoding peptidylprolyl isomerase, translating into MKLILFEMTPQHKANFLKLAQSGFYDGTTFHRVIQNFMIQGGDPNTKDTDTNNDGAGQPDAATIPAEIRPELLHKFGAVAAARQGDYVNPTRASSASQFYIVQNHQGTKHLDGAYTVFGQVISGLDVIDKIATQPTGPRDRPTTDVKMTVKVDKLKKKKITELYGYQY
- a CDS encoding SDR family oxidoreductase, producing MRILLTGSNGLLGQKLVELLRQQQGVEIIATSRGTNKLAALYPDLRFVPLDVTDRTQVQQVLGNEKPTHLIHTAAMTNVDECELNREACWLQNVTAVEHLVEACEHHNIHLTHVSTDFIFSGEKGPLTEEEVPAPINFYGESKWAAEQIVQASKGAWAIVRTVLVYGIVHDYGRTNIVLWVRDSLRAGKQINVVDDQFRTPTLAEDLAQGCWLVARHNATGIYNISSSELLTPYQMALQVADYFGLDKSLIVKADGSTFTQPAKRPPRTGFIISKAQRDLGYKPHTFQEGIALLARQTEEA
- a CDS encoding ABC transporter permease, coding for MGALFFLGVFISDSSLTWWPLLLGIPAAVVTSKFLKRVPALQRTWPFPTDRLVLGAASLLASVPRLVLILALAAVLDSSLIGLFFLLTLTYWPEPAHLVRAELLRVRALPYIESARAIGLSGGQILWRHALPNAWRTVRTAFPLSISALIGLETTLSFIGVGLPPEMPSWGRTLAAARLDPTAWWLIIFPALALAGTTLALRQVTINKISA
- a CDS encoding ABC transporter permease; translation: MGRFLLYRLLRTIPATWAIVSLVFLLSRTLPTDELLNQALLNENTGSRSITTAERENALLRVQQRLGLAGPVFYFSRSRSSTGTVWQWNGSDNQYHRWLRSAVHGDLGQSYRSGQPVTAVLGEALRFTLPLTISAALLATLLSIALGLWLVCGGPAFLLTILYGIDALPLFVVALGLLLLLANPDILPLFPAYGMGQQTLENAPWSEQISSYLYYSALPLASLVLVKLPSLVVQLHDALRHELGANYAITARAKGLSTYQVATRHALRNALLPVIALLTDLLPALVAGAVVVEVIFALPGMGRLMADAAAGHDFPVLVGGVLLVAIMRLLGLIVADTLYFLTDPRIRLQA
- a CDS encoding ABC transporter substrate-binding protein — translated: MRRLLRGLGLYLLIILLPACNPQASSPDAVRVRWVRDPESLNPLTIPNDLANQAIGLLYQNLLTVDNQKKVWVPWLAESLPTVQYQDSLTLLTYRLRSAATWDNGQPIVAQDVAFTLKIMNLPGLPNEVARTTFSFIQDVRLDSTDTRQFTLVCRGRAPEFADVSGDYPILPEYALDPKRQLRTIPLTVLTQPNPISLSKYPGLAAFVKRYNAANLDKSPMNLPGSGPYELASWRSGQALTFRRKTNWWADRLPVQQHPLVAKPKQIEFQIIPDNATALLALRRGDIDLFPMVPANEFDRLRTSEGGKKTLQFYTADSYEMVLAGFNTSRVPLNDRLTRQALSYLFDIPALIKATQNGMAYPSVGLINPQEKALYNDSLPLLKYAPQRAEMLLKQAGWMRQSTGSWAKPLAGGQSQALELSIAYRAGDSTFETIALQLRNAAAQLGIPIQLRPTESTLLLGKLRTGNFDIYLRTLSGNPFAYDFSPLLHSSSIDISNFTRFGTPTSDKLIKAIVREENPAQKAQLLRKFQVIMRTESPVVVLFFYRYRLAADRELTNLRVSGLRPGYDVTTIEPLPES
- a CDS encoding OmpA family protein, with protein sequence MYKLFLLTILLFAQAVHAQSVEFSKDRFGDDKEGLKAALREIKEGDGSYDMDPPRYEQALPHYLAAQKFNPDNAELNLKIGDCYLHSGFKPRALSFLQKSYKLSPDADSRIHYLLGRGLHLNGKWQEAIAEYKAAQPATGGKNSAPILADIRKKITECENGQKMSKKPVRAFIDNAGPTINSPYADYSPVISADESVLMFTSRRDNSTGEQTDPETGGFFEDIYQSSRTGQKWAAARNMKVPVNTDGHDATVGLSPDGQRMLVYVEDNGGDLHEANLRGAEWRKPQRLGARINSKGHESSAAYTPDGRSLYFVSDKEGGLGSRDIYKVELEGRGPALNLGPVINTPYGEEGVFLHPDGKTMYFSSEGHNSMGGYDIFKAVFENGKWSAPENLGWPINTPDDDVFFVISASGRHGYYSSFREEGLGGKDIYQITFLGPEKPPMLSQEDQLLASRAQPVKEALLAPSVPIATAQVTILKGVVTDDVTKQPLEATIEVIDNQRNEVIASFLANAQSGRYLVSLPSGVNYGIVVRQEGYLFHSENFDLPAGAAYSEVIKDIGLKKLDVGVKVVLNNIFFDFDKATLRRESTSELERLQKLLAEAPALRLEISGHTDNVGQATYNKDLSQRRAKAVVDYLVSKGVDKGRLTFAGYGDAQPVAPNATKAGRQLNRRTEFKVTGK